In Maridesulfovibrio sp., a single genomic region encodes these proteins:
- the flgL gene encoding flagellar hook-associated protein FlgL, protein MRISTSQIYSQTIASISKSLSDYTEVSNQTSSQKKLNAPSDDPAGMGNVVNLRSYDQSLESYYNNAELAGSLLGTADGLLSEASTLMSSVLEQAEQGSTGTYSDDQQQSMAESMMAYQDSMLAIANSKSGDDYLFSGEATDTSPYEYVPGVTITGDSPAKSDFSSFTGDLDDPIIVQFTSDGTVGTNDIDYTYSLDGGSTWLTGTILSTDNTMDFGDVTVDLSTGTSVTAWDDDEDTGSSFVVRNSVSYKGADEAMSIDIGENTEIDVNTVGSDIFGGVDADTGEAYSGSNLFESISDAIAYLWIGDEEGVASTIESISDGEVQLTVEASNVGAREEKADFISTSLSYARERVSSAISDEEDADSAALTVELSKAQYIYQAVLSSTSQVISMSILDYL, encoded by the coding sequence ATGAGAATCAGCACTTCCCAGATTTATTCGCAGACCATTGCCAGCATAAGCAAGTCGCTGAGCGATTATACCGAGGTTTCGAACCAGACGTCATCCCAGAAGAAGCTGAACGCTCCTTCGGACGATCCGGCAGGTATGGGCAACGTAGTCAATCTGCGCAGTTACGATCAGAGTCTGGAAAGCTATTACAATAATGCCGAACTGGCCGGTTCGCTGCTTGGAACAGCCGACGGTCTGCTGAGCGAAGCCAGCACTCTGATGAGTTCTGTGCTGGAACAGGCCGAGCAGGGGTCTACCGGAACATATTCGGACGATCAGCAGCAGTCCATGGCCGAATCAATGATGGCCTATCAGGATTCCATGCTGGCGATAGCGAATTCCAAGTCCGGTGACGATTACCTCTTTTCCGGCGAGGCAACCGATACTTCTCCTTACGAATACGTCCCCGGTGTTACTATTACTGGAGATTCTCCGGCAAAGAGCGATTTCTCTTCCTTCACCGGAGATCTTGATGATCCGATAATTGTCCAGTTCACCTCGGATGGAACTGTGGGTACCAACGACATTGACTATACCTATTCACTTGACGGTGGAAGCACCTGGCTTACCGGAACAATCCTGTCCACTGACAATACCATGGATTTCGGGGACGTGACTGTTGATTTGAGCACCGGGACATCCGTAACCGCCTGGGATGATGACGAGGATACCGGCAGCAGTTTCGTGGTGCGTAATTCCGTGTCCTACAAGGGTGCCGACGAGGCCATGTCCATAGATATCGGTGAAAATACGGAAATCGATGTGAACACCGTGGGCAGCGATATTTTCGGCGGGGTGGATGCTGATACCGGCGAGGCTTACTCCGGTTCGAATCTTTTCGAATCAATCAGCGATGCGATTGCCTATCTCTGGATCGGTGACGAGGAAGGAGTAGCTTCGACAATTGAATCCATCAGCGACGGTGAAGTACAGTTGACCGTTGAGGCGTCAAATGTGGGGGCCCGTGAGGAAAAGGCGGATTTCATCAGCACCAGTCTTTCATACGCCCGTGAGCGGGTGAGTAGTGCGATAAGTGACGAAGAGGATGCGGACAGCGCCGCCCTTACGGTCGAGTTGAGCAAGGCACAGTATATCTATCAGGCCGTTCTCAGCTCCACTTCCCAGGTCATAAGCATGTCTATCCTTGATTATCTGTAG
- a CDS encoding FlgK family flagellar hook-associated protein has product MSLSNALNIGKTALANAQISINTASNNIANSETEGYQSVTTTYSSTSSISVSGNSLGTGADVSLETNWNSFVEKQYLSASADLASSTAVSDYLSQLDSIFNQSEDEGLAAAQDEFLSAWSDLSTYPDSLAEREALLGEAESLVYSLNSIASDLEDMSDAVSSEIVDQVATANELIDSIALLNEQIAASPDNTELISSRDQAIRELDEIIGVEVITSSDGTTKIYTESGQPLVEGTETHSLVYSSARSTESLQPTSTYDGDIEFSGTSSEEILIEFVSSGADGTAQFKVSLDGGETWEEDENGNTLLYTADDSDNAVTIAGVEISFSGGTTDHTVGDRYTVVAKTGLYWENSSGGLVNITPMTDDSGSDVNNRTTSGSLAGLFKVRDDYIEPLSDELDDYTEALIWEVNSAHSQGAGLEAHSAVEGTYSVDDQTAALSNCGLVYEDKITSGEFSIYTYDADGNLASNASISVDPATDSLDTIVSAINTAFSGSLTASVNSDGELEIQAATDTTFEFGEDTSGILAALGINTFFEGSTAEDISINSYVSSDTSHINAGVVDADDGTVSSGSNETAEAINDLLSETVSIGEGVSATDTSLTEYLAALVAEVGAAASTAETQVTCDTTTAELYYDLQESGSGVNVDEELINLTKYQQQYQAACQIIEVTREMIDSILDIV; this is encoded by the coding sequence ATGTCACTCAGCAATGCTCTCAATATAGGTAAAACGGCCCTGGCCAATGCCCAGATCTCGATCAATACGGCGAGTAACAATATCGCCAACTCCGAGACCGAAGGCTACCAGAGTGTTACCACCACCTATTCCAGCACCAGCAGTATTTCCGTTTCCGGGAACAGCCTCGGCACCGGTGCGGACGTCTCCCTTGAGACAAACTGGAACAGCTTTGTTGAGAAACAGTACCTCTCCGCTTCCGCCGATCTTGCTTCCAGCACGGCAGTGAGCGACTACCTTTCCCAGCTTGATTCCATATTCAACCAGAGCGAGGACGAAGGTCTTGCCGCGGCGCAGGATGAATTCCTCAGTGCCTGGAGCGATCTTTCAACCTATCCCGATTCCCTTGCAGAGCGTGAAGCGCTTCTGGGCGAGGCTGAGTCGCTGGTCTACTCCTTGAACTCGATCGCTTCCGACCTTGAGGATATGTCCGATGCTGTCAGTTCGGAGATCGTGGATCAGGTTGCCACCGCCAACGAGCTCATAGATTCGATCGCGCTGCTCAACGAACAGATTGCCGCTTCGCCTGACAATACCGAGCTTATATCAAGCAGGGATCAGGCCATAAGGGAACTTGATGAAATTATTGGTGTGGAAGTCATAACCTCCAGTGACGGAACAACCAAGATATATACGGAATCCGGTCAGCCGCTGGTTGAGGGAACCGAAACTCACAGTCTGGTATACTCCTCCGCTCGTTCTACTGAATCTCTGCAGCCCACCTCTACTTATGACGGTGATATTGAGTTTTCGGGTACTTCCAGTGAAGAAATACTGATAGAATTTGTTTCTTCAGGTGCGGACGGAACAGCCCAGTTCAAGGTTTCTCTGGATGGCGGAGAGACCTGGGAAGAGGACGAGAACGGAAACACCCTGCTTTACACTGCCGATGATTCCGATAATGCCGTGACCATAGCCGGTGTTGAAATCTCCTTTTCCGGAGGAACCACCGACCACACCGTTGGCGACCGTTATACCGTGGTCGCCAAGACCGGTCTTTACTGGGAAAATTCCAGCGGTGGTCTGGTAAACATAACTCCCATGACCGACGATAGCGGTTCGGATGTCAACAACCGCACCACCAGCGGTTCTCTCGCCGGTCTGTTCAAGGTTCGTGACGACTACATCGAACCGCTTTCAGACGAACTCGACGATTACACCGAAGCCCTGATCTGGGAAGTCAACTCCGCACATTCGCAGGGGGCCGGACTTGAGGCCCATAGCGCAGTGGAAGGGACTTACAGTGTTGACGACCAGACCGCAGCCCTTTCCAACTGCGGACTGGTTTATGAGGACAAGATCACTTCCGGCGAGTTTTCCATCTATACTTATGATGCCGACGGAAACCTGGCTTCCAATGCAAGCATTTCGGTGGACCCGGCAACAGATTCCCTGGATACCATCGTTTCCGCAATCAATACGGCTTTTTCCGGATCGCTCACCGCATCGGTCAATTCCGATGGAGAACTGGAAATACAGGCCGCCACGGACACTACCTTCGAATTCGGTGAGGACACTTCAGGAATTCTGGCCGCGCTCGGGATCAACACCTTTTTTGAAGGCAGTACTGCCGAGGATATTTCCATAAACTCCTATGTGTCGAGTGATACGTCTCATATCAATGCCGGGGTGGTCGATGCCGACGACGGCACAGTCAGTTCCGGAAGCAATGAAACTGCCGAGGCCATAAACGATTTGCTGAGTGAGACCGTATCAATAGGTGAGGGAGTCTCTGCCACGGATACATCCCTTACCGAATATCTGGCCGCTCTGGTTGCCGAGGTGGGTGCAGCGGCGTCCACAGCGGAAACGCAGGTTACCTGTGATACCACCACGGCAGAACTTTATTACGATCTTCAGGAATCCGGCAGCGGAGTCAACGTGGATGAAGAATTGATAAATCTGACCAAATATCAGCAGCAGTATCAGGCTGCATGCCAGATTATAGAGGTCACCCGTGAAATGATCGACAGCATTTTGGACATCGTCTAG